TCTTTCACTGCACGATGAAGCATCCGGAGAACTCGAATGCCTCCTGGTACAAGGACGGCGTGCTGCTGCAGGAGGCCCCGGATCTGTGGCGAAGATCCCACATGGGTCCAGATGGCAGCCTCAGCATCGATCCCACCATGATGAGCGACCTGGGCGAGTACGAGTGCAAGGTGCGCAACAGCGAGGGCGAACTGCAGACGGCCAAGGCCTTTCTCAACATACAATGTTTGTCTTTCGAAATAATTCTGTAAGACATTTATAATGATAATACCCTGCGCTGCATTTCAGATAAGGCCAAGGTGATTTACGCCCCGCCGGAGGTTTTCCTGCCGTACGGCCAGCCCGCCGTGCTCGACTGCCACTTCCGGGCGAATCCTCCGCTGAAGAATTTGCGCTGGGAGAAGGACGGCCTGCTCTTCGACTCGTACAACGTGCCCGGGGTCTTCTACAAGATGAACGGCAGCCTGTTCTTCGCCAAGGTGGACGAGAACCACGCCGGCAGCTACACTTGCACGCCCTACAACGACCTCGGCACGGACGGACCATCGCCGGTCATCAGCGTGATTGTGCTCCGACCGCCCATCTTCAGCGTCACGCCCAAGGCCATCTACATCCAGAAGCTGGGCGAGGCCGCCGAGCTGCCCTGCGAAGCCATCGACCGCGACGGAAACAATCGGCCCTCCATTGTCTGGGCCAGGGTGAGTCCATATTGTCCATATTGTCCATATGCTCCGTACTGTCATTTTGCACTGCCTTAAATGGCAAAAGGCGGCTGAAAAATGGTAATGCCAAAAGGGCAGAGCGTGCAGTCTCACTtgattgcatttttaattatgcatACGGACAGTGCTACCTGTCCATGCACAGCAAGAAAAAATATGTTACATTCCATTTGAGCAAAGATTCTCACTTCCTACTTAAGTTCATAGGTGCTAATATTTGCAGCTCATACACTATCGTATTAACAACCTATGAGGTCTCCCACTTAATTAACTTCATATGACTTCCTTTGTTTTCTCGGGTGTAACTCCGATTTTGCCTCCGGTGCACTGACACTCACTCCCCGCACCCAACCAATTTGCAGAAAGACGGGCAGCCGCTGCCGGCGGACAGGTTCAGTCTCAGCGGCGGCAATCTGACTATCACGGGATTGGTGGAGGGGGACCGTGGAATATACGAGTGCTCGGCGACCAACGAGGCGGCCACCATTACGGCGGAGGCCGAGCTCATGATTGAGAACATCGCGCCGCGGGCGCCGTACAATCTCACGGCCAACAGCACGGAGACCTGCATCACCATACGCTGGCAGCCAGGTGAGAAAATGGGTGTAATTGGGTGTGGAAATGGACGCAGGCCAGATGCTAAGCACTGCATTCGATATGGAATACGGAGTGTGAGGGGATTTCGTTGATGGGCTCGAACGTGTGTGCCACCTGCAATCTGATGACTTGAGTCCCAAGTCCAATTAACTCTTTAAGTAGAAGATTTCTAAGTTTAGCTTATGCACCCTGCCTTAGGATACCTTCGCCCCAACTTGGAGTACACTGTGTGGTATCGACTCTTGGAGGCTCCCGAATGGCGAACGCTTCGCGTGATGGATAAGAAGGTGATGGAGGCGACGGTGCAGCACCTCCAGCCAGGAAAGGAGTACGAATTCATGGTGCTCAGCCAGGACAAGTACGGAGACGGGATGTTCAGCAAGCAGTTCCGCTTTAAAACGCTACGTAAGATTAAGTTCCATCCCGCTgagatagatatatatttaaatacttaatacaCACATCCTCTGCAGCCTCGCCCATTAGAGCGGATGACTTTGATGCCCAGCAGCTGCAACACGATCTGGGTCAGGTCACTGCGCCTGCCGGGGGACTGGGAGCTCCCTGGAATCTCACTGCCATTAGCAACCAGCAGGGCTGGCTCCTCCACTGGGAGCATCCCGTCCAGGGATTGGAAGGCCTGCGCCTCTACGCCGTTCGTTGGTGGAAGGAGCCGGAGCACTTCCTCATCGGCCACGCAGAGACCTTTGACAACTACTACCAGCTGCGCCACCTCAAGGAGGACACCCTGTTCAAGGTGCAGGTCCTGGCGGTGGGCACCGAAACCCAGCAATCGGTGCCCAGCCACGAGCTCCTCATCGATGTGCCTTCGCAGCGTAAAGTGCGGGCCCTGATCATCGGCAGTTCCGTGGGCGTCATCTTCCTTCTCTGCGCCCTGTGCGCTTTTTTATACGTGAAGCGGAGCTGCCTAAGGCACCTGTTCGCCAAGGATAGCTCCGCAAGCGAGGATGAGGACACCGCCGAGAGCGGCGACTGCGACAGCGACGAACAGGATCACCGGGATCGGGACAGCATCAAGATACGCCAGTCCACCTGAGGATTGCTCCAGATCCGCTGGCGATTTGACAGCAACCATGTTGGCCAGTGAAACTAAGAGGCGATAGATGAGGAAATGGGAGGTTGTTCACCGTGCACCAGTCCGTGGAAATCTGACTTTTAATATACGTCTAGCTGCTATCTGTACAATAAACTCTACTAATTGTAACGCTAAACTAACCGAATTTGAGaaccaaataaaacaaacagaaacatAGTTAAATGGTAATTCGCATATAAAGATCTGAATCGTCTTATAGCTCCGACCAATTTCAAATAAACCGCCTTATGGGCACTACTTTTCGGACAAAGCTTTTTCGAAATCGTTGTATGCCTATCTCTTTCGACAAGTTTTTCGAATTGAAAGCTATTTCTTTAATGGAGCTTTCGCGCTTGTGAGCTTTTCCGTTACGGATGGCTAGATTTGAATATTAGTCACCGAGGAATTTCTGAAACTGAGTTTTTTAACagtaccaaaaaaaaaaacagtttgTCTGGCACGTTTTCCAACCACTGACGTTGCAATCTTTTATAGTCAGTTAGTTATCCATTACGTTTCCGAGCACTTGGTTATGCACTGACAATTGTTTTGGAAACCCATAGTTGCAATTCTAGATTTTAAGTGCGGCGAAACACCTGAAAGTACTTCGAATG
This genomic stretch from Drosophila mauritiana strain mau12 chromosome 2L, ASM438214v1, whole genome shotgun sequence harbors:
- the LOC117150393 gene encoding protein borderless — protein: MPAKRSRTFRQSGSALLALLAIVLLMNISCTSAARDHRRQTNLEAKVGSHVVFNCYIDFPFDAPIPYLVHWTKDNKKIFTWYEQETSTSELFNGRLHLVENHPEFGRASVNLTAIRESDQGWYHCQVSFPNRSPSVRNNGTAYHLAVQGGSLIRIPPVNQTIREGQTAFFHCTMKHPENSNASWYKDGVLLQEAPDLWRRSHMGPDGSLSIDPTMMSDLGEYECKVRNSEGELQTAKAFLNIQYKAKVIYAPPEVFLPYGQPAVLDCHFRANPPLKNLRWEKDGLLFDSYNVPGVFYKMNGSLFFAKVDENHAGSYTCTPYNDLGTDGPSPVISVIVLRPPIFSVTPKAIYIQKLGEAAELPCEAIDRDGNNRPSIVWARKDGQPLPADRFSLSGGNLTITGLVEGDRGIYECSATNEAATITAEAELMIENIAPRAPYNLTANSTETCITIRWQPGYLRPNLEYTVWYRLLEAPEWRTLRVMDKKVMEATVQHLQPGKEYEFMVLSQDKYGDGMFSKQFRFKTLPSPIRADDFDAQQLQHDLGQVTAPAGGLGAPWNLTAISNQQGWLLHWEHPVQGLEGLRLYAVRWWKEPEHFLIGHAETFDNYYQLRHLKEDTLFKVQVLAVGTETQQSVPSHELLIDVPSQRKVRALIIGSSVGVIFLLCALCAFLYVKRSCLRHLFAKDSSASEDEDTAESGDCDSDEQDHRDRDSIKIRQST